A region of Kribbella sp. NBC_01245 DNA encodes the following proteins:
- a CDS encoding methionyl-tRNA formyltransferase produces the protein MRIVALTSFLPAYQRVAEWTERNDHELVLVVTLPLGANQRYDAAAPPFVLDLPESVNVLITGKLRTVAAPVIEAMRPDLVISIAFPRLIPGEILTIPKYGAYNMHPSPLPAGRGPNPIRLVYEGAETIGATLHRTEAGFDTGAIMAQRERPLPADLTGATIFQSWGEMIGEVIEEGTAKAFAGDPGVPQDPALATQAPPFTDAERWLDLTEPAAVIRRKAAALNITAVTARVPLNGEAVLVREVHLEPSAGLPPGTVIEQRPDGWAAQAADAVVRLVTA, from the coding sequence ATGCGAATCGTGGCGCTGACGTCGTTCCTGCCCGCCTACCAACGCGTCGCCGAATGGACCGAGCGCAATGACCATGAGCTCGTGCTGGTGGTGACGCTGCCGCTCGGCGCGAACCAGCGGTACGACGCCGCCGCGCCGCCGTTCGTGCTGGATCTGCCCGAGAGCGTGAACGTGCTGATCACCGGCAAACTCCGTACGGTCGCGGCGCCGGTGATCGAGGCGATGCGGCCCGACCTGGTCATCTCGATCGCCTTCCCGCGGCTGATCCCGGGGGAGATCCTGACGATCCCGAAGTACGGCGCGTACAACATGCATCCGTCGCCGCTGCCGGCCGGCCGCGGGCCGAACCCGATCCGCCTGGTCTACGAGGGCGCGGAGACGATCGGCGCCACCCTGCATCGCACCGAGGCCGGGTTCGACACCGGCGCGATCATGGCCCAGCGGGAACGGCCGCTGCCGGCAGACCTCACCGGCGCGACCATCTTCCAGTCCTGGGGCGAGATGATCGGCGAGGTGATCGAGGAGGGTACGGCGAAGGCGTTCGCGGGCGATCCCGGCGTACCGCAGGACCCGGCCCTCGCCACCCAGGCGCCGCCCTTCACCGATGCCGAGCGCTGGCTCGACCTGACCGAGCCCGCGGCCGTCATTCGTCGTAAGGCTGCCGCGCTCAACATCACGGCCGTCACGGCGCGAGTGCCGCTGAATGGTGAGGCGGTGCTGGTTCGAGAGGTCCATCTCGAGCCGTCCGCGGGTCTTCCGCCGGGCACGGTTATCGAGCAGCGCCCGGACGGCTGGGCCGCTCAGGCCGCCGACGCTGTCGTACGGCTGGTGACGGCATGA
- a CDS encoding VWA domain-containing protein translates to MSTDERLRRWRMVLGGEAEESTAQGLSAEDRAVDEALAALYEGRPEGAGGKRAAGLGASAPRVARWLGDIRQYFPSSIVQVMQRDAVDRLGITRLLMEPELLGAVEPDVHLVGTLLTLNEVMPEETRSTAREVVRKVVLELEARLAERTRAAVSGALDRAARTTRPRHGDIDWDRTIRANLKHYSPELGTIVPDRVIGYARRNHSVQRDVVLAIDQSGSMAESVVYASLFGAVLGSMRALRTSLVVFDTAVVDLTDQLEDPVDVLFGTQLGGGTDINRALAYCEGLVTRPAETIMVLVSDLYEGGVREDLLRRARSLVESGVQLVALLALSDSGTPSYDAENAAALSELGVPTFACTPDLFPDLMAAAIRRDDLGAWAATALAD, encoded by the coding sequence GGCTTGTCCGCGGAGGACCGGGCCGTCGACGAGGCGTTGGCCGCGTTGTACGAGGGCCGTCCGGAAGGCGCCGGTGGCAAGAGGGCCGCCGGGCTGGGCGCCTCCGCGCCGAGGGTGGCGAGGTGGCTCGGCGATATCCGGCAGTACTTCCCGAGCAGCATCGTGCAGGTGATGCAGCGCGACGCCGTCGACCGCCTCGGTATCACCCGGCTGCTGATGGAGCCCGAGTTGCTCGGAGCCGTCGAGCCCGACGTACACCTTGTCGGCACGCTGCTCACGCTCAACGAGGTGATGCCCGAGGAGACCCGCAGCACCGCGCGCGAGGTGGTCCGCAAGGTGGTGCTCGAGCTCGAAGCTCGGCTCGCCGAGCGGACCCGGGCCGCGGTCAGTGGCGCGCTCGACCGGGCCGCGCGCACGACCCGGCCGAGGCATGGCGATATCGACTGGGATCGCACGATCCGGGCCAACCTCAAGCACTATTCGCCCGAACTGGGCACGATCGTGCCGGACCGCGTCATCGGCTATGCCCGCCGCAATCACAGCGTGCAGCGCGATGTCGTGCTGGCGATCGACCAGTCGGGTTCGATGGCCGAGTCGGTGGTGTACGCGAGCCTGTTCGGCGCGGTGCTCGGGTCGATGCGGGCGTTGCGCACCAGTCTGGTCGTGTTCGACACCGCCGTGGTCGATCTGACCGACCAACTGGAGGATCCGGTCGACGTCCTGTTCGGTACCCAGCTCGGCGGCGGCACCGATATCAACCGCGCGCTCGCCTATTGCGAGGGCCTGGTGACGCGTCCGGCCGAGACGATCATGGTGCTGGTGAGCGACCTGTACGAAGGCGGTGTGCGCGAGGACCTGCTGAGGCGGGCGCGTTCGCTGGTCGAATCGGGCGTGCAACTCGTGGCGCTGCTCGCGCTGTCGGATTCCGGCACTCCGTCGTACGACGCGGAGAATGCGGCGGCCTTGAGCGAGCTCGGCGTGCCGACCTTCGCGTGTACGCCTGACCTGTTCCCCGACTTGATGGCAGCGGCGATCCGTCGCGACGACCTGGGGGCCTGGGCCGCGACGGCCCTCGCCGACTGA